Part of the Methanosarcinales archaeon genome, GGGATAAGGGTCAATGCAGTAGCGCCTGGATTTATTGCGACTCCGATGACCTCAAATGTTCCTGAAAAGATCCTGGAAATGATGAAAGAAAAAACTCCGTTGCGCAGACTTGGTGCACCAAAAGATATTGCAAATGCATATTTGTATCTTGCTTCAGATGAGGCAAATTTTGTAAATGGAGCTGTGCTCTGTGTAGATGGCGGATTAATAATTTGAGATTTATAAATAAAATTTGGGTGATAAGATGAATAATGTAGTTATTGTATCGGCAACAAGAACTGCAGTTGGGAAGTTCGGGGGAAGTCTGAAGGATTTCAATCCCGGACAGCTTGGTTCTGTGGTATTGAAAGAAGCCTTGAAAAGGGGTAATGTTGGATCAGATGAAGTTAATGAAGTCATAATGGGAAATGTTCTTTCAGCAGGTCATGGCCAGAATGTGGCAAGACAGGCTGCAATTGGAGCGGGAATTCCAAAAGAGGTACCTTCTTTTTGCGTGAACAAAGTATGCGGCTCGGGATTGAAATCGGTTGTTCTGGGAGCACAATCCATCATGCTGGGAGATGCGGATGTTGTACTGGCTGGCGGTGTGGAATCCATGTCTATGACTCCGTACGCGCTGAAAAAAAACCGCTGGGGAGCAAAGATGGGCAACGATGAAGTTGTGGATTTGATGATACATGATGGACTATGGGATGTTTTTGGAAATTACCACATGGGAATTACAGCAGAGAACGTAGCAGAAAAATACAATGTTACCAGGGAAGAGCAGGATGAATTCTCAGCAATTAGCCAGAATAAAGCAGAAGCTGCAATTAAGGCAGGGAAGTTCAAAGAAGAGATTGTTCCTATAGCAGTTCCCCAGCCAAAAGGTGAACCTGTTTTATTTGATACAGATGAATTCCCAAGGTTTCGCACCACAAAAGAGACCCTCGCAAAACTAAAACCAGCATTTAAAAAGGACGGGACAGTAACTGCAGGCAATGCTTCAGGAATTAACGACGGGGCAGCTTGTGTTCTTCTTATGTCTGAAGAAAAGGCAAAAGAAAAAGGACTTACTCCCCTGGCAACCATCCAAAGTTATGGGTTATGTGGAGTTCCTCCTGAACTGATGGGTCTTGGTCCTATTGGCGCAACCAGAAAAGCCATAGAAAAAGCTGGCATAACTTCTGATAAACTCGACCTTATAGAACTCAATGAAGCCTTTGCATCTCAGAGTATCGCAGTTAGCAGGGAACTGGGTTTGAACCCTGACAAAGTTAATGTTAATGGCGGCGCCATAGCCCTCGGGCATCCCATAGGAGCCAGCGGCACAAGGATACTGGTCACGCTTCTGAATGAATTAACAAGAAGGAAAGGCACATACGGACTTGCTTCTCTCTGTATTGGAGGGGGTCAGGGTATTGCCATGGTGATAAAGAGGTAGATAATATGGGACAGAAAGCAGGATTGGAAGGTAAAGTCGCCCTGGTCACCGGAGGTTCAAGGGGGATCGGTCAGGCGATCGCACTGCGGCTCGCGGAAGAAGGCGCCGATGTTGCCATTAATTATCAGTCAACCAAAGACCAGGCTGAGAAGTTATCAAAATTAATAGATCAGATGGGTATGATGGACGAATTCGATAAATTATCCCTGAAGATAGACCTGATGGAGACAAAGGAGAACGCAAAGGAAGTA contains:
- a CDS encoding acetyl-CoA C-acetyltransferase, giving the protein MNNVVIVSATRTAVGKFGGSLKDFNPGQLGSVVLKEALKRGNVGSDEVNEVIMGNVLSAGHGQNVARQAAIGAGIPKEVPSFCVNKVCGSGLKSVVLGAQSIMLGDADVVLAGGVESMSMTPYALKKNRWGAKMGNDEVVDLMIHDGLWDVFGNYHMGITAENVAEKYNVTREEQDEFSAISQNKAEAAIKAGKFKEEIVPIAVPQPKGEPVLFDTDEFPRFRTTKETLAKLKPAFKKDGTVTAGNASGINDGAACVLLMSEEKAKEKGLTPLATIQSYGLCGVPPELMGLGPIGATRKAIEKAGITSDKLDLIELNEAFASQSIAVSRELGLNPDKVNVNGGAIALGHPIGASGTRILVTLLNELTRRKGTYGLASLCIGGGQGIAMVIKR